From one Pseudomonas fluorescens genomic stretch:
- a CDS encoding PA3496 family putative envelope integrity protein: protein MSTDKEDLDVDVVDDIDPVDEEPQVEVAKTNLSKRRTIDNLLEERRLQKQLADYDFDL, encoded by the coding sequence ATGAGCACCGATAAAGAAGACCTGGATGTAGATGTAGTAGACGACATCGACCCGGTAGATGAGGAACCTCAGGTTGAAGTGGCGAAAACCAACCTGAGCAAACGCCGCACCATCGATAACCTGCTGGAAGAGCGTCGCCTGCAGAAACAGCTGGCTGACTACGACTTCGATCTCTAA
- a CDS encoding Rnf-Nqr domain containing protein, which produces MNRQWLAAVSLAPLLGATQTLLQASAIALLSVLIIGLHRLCMTPLRKLLNTSYSLFASVLLAALLVTCLELGLRAWALPLALTLSPYPALIAVQCLVFELALGHDARWRSAATTLAVFASLCIAMGLTRQLLGESANLRLASLSPGALILLGLILALYNRVCQRRAPSRRQGKL; this is translated from the coding sequence ATGAATAGGCAATGGCTCGCGGCCGTAAGCCTGGCGCCCCTGCTGGGAGCCACCCAGACATTGCTGCAGGCCAGTGCCATTGCGCTGCTGAGCGTGCTGATCATCGGCCTGCACCGGCTGTGCATGACACCGCTGCGCAAGCTGCTGAACACCAGCTACAGCCTGTTCGCCAGCGTGCTGCTGGCAGCCTTGCTGGTCACCTGCCTGGAGCTGGGCCTGCGCGCCTGGGCTTTGCCGCTGGCGTTGACCCTGAGCCCCTATCCGGCGTTGATCGCCGTACAATGCCTGGTATTCGAGTTAGCCCTGGGTCACGATGCCCGCTGGCGTAGCGCTGCAACCACACTGGCAGTATTTGCCTCGCTGTGCATTGCCATGGGGCTAACGCGCCAGTTGCTGGGCGAGTCAGCCAACCTGCGTCTGGCCAGCTTGTCGCCCGGCGCCCTGATTCTCCTGGGCCTGATACTGGCCCTGTATAACCGGGTTTGCCAACGGCGAGCCCCTTCACGTCGTCAAGGAAAGCTTTGA
- the nth gene encoding endonuclease III yields MNAAKRLEIFRRLHEDNPEPKTELAYTNPFELLIAVILSAQATDVSVNKATAKLYPVANTPEAIYALGVEGLSAYIKTIGLYNSKAKNVIETCRLLVEQHGSQVPETREALEALPGVGRKTANVVLNTAFRQMAMAVDTHIFRVSNRTGIAPGKTVLEVEKALMKFVPKAYLLDAHHWLILHGRYVCQARKPRCGSCRIEDLCEYKQKTSDD; encoded by the coding sequence ATGAATGCCGCCAAACGCCTGGAAATCTTTCGCAGGCTGCATGAAGACAACCCCGAGCCGAAAACCGAGCTGGCCTACACCAACCCTTTCGAACTGTTGATTGCAGTCATCCTCTCGGCCCAGGCTACCGACGTCAGTGTGAACAAGGCCACGGCCAAACTGTACCCGGTCGCCAATACCCCGGAAGCGATCTACGCGCTGGGCGTTGAAGGTCTGTCGGCGTACATCAAGACCATCGGCCTGTACAACAGCAAGGCAAAAAACGTCATCGAAACCTGCCGCTTGCTGGTCGAACAGCATGGCAGCCAGGTACCGGAAACCCGCGAGGCGCTGGAAGCCCTGCCCGGGGTTGGCCGCAAGACCGCCAACGTGGTGCTTAACACTGCCTTCCGGCAAATGGCCATGGCCGTCGACACGCATATCTTCCGGGTCAGCAACCGCACCGGGATCGCGCCGGGCAAGACCGTTCTGGAGGTCGAAAAGGCCTTGATGAAGTTTGTGCCCAAGGCTTATCTGCTCGATGCCCACCACTGGCTGATCCTGCATGGGCGCTATGTATGCCAGGCGCGCAAACCCCGTTGCGGAAGTTGCCGGATCGAAGATTTGTGCGAGTACAAGCAGAAAACCTCGGACGATTGA